TGAGGGAGACCGAATGCGAGGGAATGAATGGTTCCATTGCCAAAAGTTACTCCTTTGACGTGTCCGAGAGGTCGAAAGCTTACGGCATTACCGCCGGAGGCGACCTCGTTTATGTCCTGCTATTGGGGGACTCCTCCAATCTCAAATGCCGGGTCCGGGCTATAAGGAAGTCAGAGATCGATCGGCCGGTCTCGATACAAACCATCAAAAGGTATCTTCTTGTTGCAAGTGAGGAGAAGGTCTTTGTGTACAACACGTCTTCTCAGTATCATGGCAGGGTTGGAGCTCCTCGGCCTCTATTCTTCACGGCGCTTCAAGAGATCAAGTCTCTTTTCTTGAATtctcctgctgctgctgctgctgctgcgaaTGGGTTGTCATCTGGGAAGCCTTTGATTGCTGCCGACCGCGAAAAGCTCGTGGTTTTGGGGCTCGGAGATGGGTACATCGGGATATACCGGTCTAATTTCCCGGTGTTTAAGGTGGAGAGCAATGCTGTTGTCTGGAGTGGTCCTGCTCTGGtgttcctcctgtttctgataTTGATATGGCAGTTTTATGTGAAGAAGAAGGACTCTTTGGTGTGGATACCAGAGGAGTCATTCGGCACCTCCTCGGCCTCAGCTTCAGGCAGTCTTCTGGTTCCTGCGACTGGTGACAGAAGGTATGCGGATCCTTCGAGGGATGCTGGTCTTAGGGAGCTGAGAGGAGGCATGCTTCGAGCTTCGGCGAGAAGGTATgcgtctcctcctcctcgttACACCGGAAGATCAGGGACTTCTTTTAGGACAAGCTCAGGGGATCCCAGTTACTGGGGTCATGCAGACTTGAAATATAGAGGACAGAATTTAGAGACTGCTGGGTTTCCCAAAAGAAGAGAACCCTTGTTTTCTAACAGTCAAATTTCAGGTGATCACATTGATTGATATTTACTTAATAAACTAGAGTGCTTCCCTAATTTTTGAACTCAGCAAATTGAGCTTTCACATGCTAAGGGTTGTAAAACCCTCAAGCATTTTGTTGTAACACACGAGAGTTTTACATGAAGAAATTACACTGGCACAAATAAGGAATAAATCAGATACAGATGAGTAGTTTATTTTCCTCACTCACATAAAGTGATGGGTAACTTGTGTTTCCCCAGATTGTGTATTGCGTAACATTTATGAATGGAATACTTGAACATTTGCAAGGCTACAATTCTGTTTTTGATATCCTATTTAAGCATGACAGAGAATGATATGTTGCAACACTGTATTAACATttttttcaaatgattcagctTCTTGAAATATATCTATATTTCCTAATCTTTTTCTTCTGCAGGTGGTTATTGCTGAAAAAAAGGGTTGTTATCACTTTAGTTTTCACATTTTTTTCTACATTTTTTTCACATTTCTCCTGCCTAAACAATGGGTGATTTTGTTGGCAAAAGGTGGTAGCATTAATTAAACTAAGGTATGTTTCAGCACCAGtcattgttatatgtaaattcCACTTGCAAATCTTAATGCTCTATCGTGTTTTTACTTAGTGCTAGTTGCCTTCCAGAGCATATCATTCCCTATTTCCCTTTTTGCTTGGTGAGCTTAGCATTTAAATGTGCTATGCTGGAGCAATGTttgtccttcctttctttttctttttttaatgcaaGGTTAGATTAGAAAGAtaacaaaggaaagaaaacaAGATATGTAGGATAAATGTAAGCTCTTTTAAGGTCCCTTTCTAAAGGAACAAAGCATGGGTTAGAAGGTAACAATGATTTTCCCAGGGATTTTTGCTATGGATTTCTGAAAAGCAAACTCAAGATAGGAGTTATCTTCATGTATTGCATGATTTCCCGCAAAGGAAGATTATCTACAAGGaaaggtttcttttttttttcttttttttgttattagttcataagttCAATAGTCTATCGAATAACTAAGTACTAATGGGCTTGAGTTAAATGTAGACTTAGTTTTTCGTAGGAATAAAATGGTGGAGAAAGCTCGCAAAAGCTACCGAACAGTATGAGTTTGGCATGTCATATACAAAGTTATGTTGGTAATGTAGCATGAGATTCAGTGAAAGTTTTATAGTTGTCTGATTGTCTCCTGTATACTTAGCCTCTGCTGCTAATTTATTTTGGTAAAACAGTGGGATCACCAGGTTTTGTTTGCCTTCATTGTTATGAAAGTTTGCTAGCTGTCTCCTCTATGCTTAGCCTATGCCACTAATTTATTTTGGTAAAACAGTGGGATCACCAGGTTTCGTTTGCCTTCATGGTTATGAAAGTGATATTATTGGCCTTTTTGAGTTAGTTCCTCTACCCACCAACCATGTAGGTGAGCATAGCTCTGCTCGGTCCCACTGCGGAACCTTATTATGATGTTATCTTTGTTATTGTATATCCTTGGAAGATCACGTAGCGCCCCTTAATAGCTGGCAATAAAGGGTGACGTTATCTTTGTTATTATATGTGCTTGGAAGATCATATAGGCTCCTACTTCTGCcaatttttctatctttttcaaaatttcttttgagagatttgAGTTGAGTGGGTTAagaaaaatttttcttctccctgATCGGATCATTAACAACTGAGAATAGATAGTGACAAGTCCAATTTGATGAGATTGTGCTTGTTGTCAGGTTGAAACTACAATTTTGTTATTAGTTGTTGAAATAGgatttttcttgattatattgtgatgtttttcttttcttttttttgatcctGTTTCCTCTGCTTTTTTTACCCTTCTCCTGTTCttacttttcttttccttatctcctctgttatctctctcttttttttattgctaTTATTTCCTCTTTTCCTAATTTCCAAGTGAACACTTAGGTTGGAAGGAACTAATAGAACTTCAAAAACTTTTGAACTTTCCAAGTTCAATGAATCGTATCAATGGGAACTCATTTTACTTACTACCATTCTTTGAAGTCAAACAAAACATCAACTTCACCTCCAAGCCAAATTGCTTTCTCTAGTTATTTTTTCCACCATTCCACCACTCGCATTGGTGAGCTTTCCACCATTCCTCCTAGAAATCTTGTCACCACAAATTTTACCTTTGGTAATCTTTTGTTTGGCTCTCCTATCAGTGCAATGGTGTATGAGAATTTGAATTAGAATTGCAATTATTAAGTGGCTCTGTCAAAAATATTTATGGTCAATCAACTgagaagaaagtctttaagcTTACTAATCAACCACTACcaattttcttcaatttttcatctttttcaggTGTTTAATGCCCATGGAGGTCTGCAGCTTTGACAAGCATGTGGACTTCCATGTTAGAATAGATAAATATGCAAAGAGACGCAAACAATTTACGTGGTTCGGTAAGATGCCTATATCCACTGGGAGCATAAGAGAAATTCCACTATAGAAAGCTTATGATACAAATAATGAACCAATGTGGTTGTTGTTGATATAACCCACCCCATGCAGACACTCTTACACAGTATTTTCACAGCATCCACTCTTGCTGAACTTTATATAGTGGACCATCTTGGAAATTTTTTGTGCTTAGTTCCTTCAAGTCTTTCTGACCAGATTTGAGTACAAAGAATATGAATCGGAactaaaaaaaacaatagaaaatGTTTACAACAAGTAGCACTGAAAATTTTCTTGTTCAAATTTCTTATGGGACGAGcaaaagggttttttttttactagaaCGGACGATTCATATAATTCCACATATaaaaagatcaaaatacagtACCTTTCTGAGTGCTCCAGGCAACTTCCTCTCTTTGACTCATAAGGCACCTCCAAAATGATTGGCCACATGCGACGCCATCCAATCTGCAACTCCGTTAACCTTTTTGTATACATGTTTAGCCTGGACAACCACGCCACCCTTAACCATAGCCTAAATATTTCAAAGCACGGCATGACACCCACACACACCATCTATGCATTCTTGGATCCAGTCAATCACTGTAGTCGAGTCACCCTCAAGCATAACTGCTCTGGTCCGCAGCACATGCCAGGTATAGTCTAACCCGGCCCATGCCGTTCTCAGCTCAGCCTCCAGTATTGAGGTATCAAAGATCTGACAACCATCAACAACAACTACTTTGAAATTCGGACCTCTGGTGACGAAGCCAGCTCCTCCCCTCGCATGAGCAGAAGGGTTGAAGCCCATCTGAACACACTATGAAAGTTGCAGAGGAAAGGATTAGCTAAACATTTATCCAGCCACAGGGATCAGCTTTTGCACAGTGGGCTGCTGCAGAACTTGACCACAATTAAATTTGAACTTGCCGGACCTCAGACTGTTATTAAAATTAGATTTATGTCTTTTCTTAAGTTACTATTAATTGTTTTTCCAAATTGGACAGCCTCCAACTAGAGATAAAATCGGGTCAGATACTAatatatctatatccatatttattttatttgacgaATATAGATACGATACGGATGTTAGTCGGATGCAaaaattcatattcatatttattttaaatagatacGGATACAGAAAGTATGACTATAAATACGGATATAAAtcggataattaaattttataactacggaatcaaagatattactaagtgatgataaatcaaattaatagaATGTTAATgcgatcattttttttttttaagtttatgaGTGCtagataaaattaaatagaattaTAAATAGAATCAGATATTCGAATATAGATCGGATAGTTGtctattcatatatatatatctatttttctttaatagaTATAGaaatagatatggatattagtCGGATATTCAAATTTCTATTTATATCTAGATAATTGTGGATACGAAAATAGATTCAGATGAATATTATCTGATCCACTTTTACCCCTACTTGCaacagctagtttttttttcttcctcaaaTGTTTGATGGTACAAATAGCTATTGCAGGCTGTAAATCTTGGACTATATCTTGCAGCGATTTGAATCTTCTGTTGCTATAATGTTTCCTTATAATTTTTTGACCAATctacagctttttttttttttttttacacatcCCTATAATTTTTTGTGGACCACATGCATTGCATGGATAACAAAATTGGTAtatataataacaaaaataaatgatAGTCGCTATGAAAAAACAAACCAGAGCCTTGctttaaaaaacaaagaaactaAGATTTTAGTAATAGTTTAGAAAAATGACAGAAAAAAGTTTTTATTTCGCCCCCAAGATTTCTATTGGTGTCAAGCGTCTCCCCatacaataaataaaatataccgGCCTCTATTATCATGGCCGATTTTATAAACCTACCAATGCAGGATGATAAGATTTATCGACCATTATTTCCTATCAGCTTTCCTTTTCTTATATAATTcttttaattaatatattaagATTTAATACTTTTGGTTGttaattgtggatttattgtACCAGCTAAGATTTTGATATCtcaatttttcaaatattttccaAGATATCAAAAATCTTGAAACTTCTGGATTTTTCAACCTTGGATCTGGCGATCGAGACAATGCTAGAATTTTGGCATTGATCTTGTTGATCGGTTGATATAAAAACAAGCTGAGTAGCTTGCAGTGTCATAGAGGCACCTAAATTTCTACAAGTCAGCATTATCGAATTAAAGcttttacatagaatcaaaaaatCATCGAAAACTATTGGATGTAATTTTGAATAATGACATGATTAGGTGCACTAATAGGCATGCTTAAGCCCCTCTTACCAAATAGTTTATAAATGAATTTTTCCAAGgtcaaaagaagagagaaaagcctggtcaatagaaaaacaaaaaaaagattatatttggttggaggtttcaagaaaaaataagaaaatagttttttcCTGGAAATAACTTGCCCACATTTTATGAGAAAAAAACTCATGTAGGACTTAAAAAAACTACTTTTCTAATTGtggtaatttttatttttttgaaaatgccCTTACAGCATCATGATCTTCATAATAGCTATTTTTAATAGTTAATCTtagattattaaaaatatactaTTAAAAACTACCACTTCTTTATACTATGATAATTTTTAAtagttattaatatatttttatattaatatattaaaattattacAACATAAAGAAGCTGCCTAACTAGTAAAAATTGTTAGAACTCTAAAAATTCAacccaataaatatttttaatcgctattttttaatattaaaaaaatatttttaaatattttgatatttaaaaatatttaaaaatagctattaagagtaTCACAGATATTTTATCCAACTTTTTTTGTGAAAGTACATgcttaaccaaatataaatcACTTTGAAGAATGTGTTTCCAATGCTACTATCTCATAGTTaaccaaatatgcaaaaattatttttccagATATTATATACCTAGACATTagcttttctgaaaaaatattctagtgagataaaaaaaaatttggcaaaCCAAATGAGTTCTAAGATTTAAAAATGACCATAATACTGTAAATTGTCATATTAAATATGGAGTAAAATTTGAACCTCTTCCTACTTGAAACAACATATTAACAAATGTTGGATATTATAATACCACAAATGTCATTACAAACCATTGCTCCCAGCCCAAGAGCAAAAACTACCATTCAACTGAAGTGATCCTCAATTAATACTTAAATTCACACCTGTGACCATTTCTTGAATTCTTTTTCGCATAATCTTGTATATAATACTTGAATGATACACGTTTGCTAGTTGTCCTCCTCGTCAAGTTTAAGCAAACATTTTCTAGAAGTTCGGAAGTGGAGATTTTGACCAAGTCTTCGAACACTTGCCATCTAAGTCATATGTCAGAAATCTCTAACTGCTGAAATTCTCAGACATCTAAGTCATATGTCAGATAGCTCTAACTACTGAAATTTGCAGAATTTTCTATATACTCGGTTCTTTGAAGGTATATATTCACACTAAGCAACCCTTGAAAGCCTTTCTCAAGACAGCTTCATTCAAGTTCCTCCCAATAAATACAAGCTTGTTGATCCTTTGTTCATCAGGCCCCCAAGGCTTAGCAGGGCACCCTTCCAACATGGAATGCACCccctagagagagaaagggagagagagagagaggaacaaAAAATTAGTGCCACAAATAAGATGATATTGGATAAATATGATGGCTAATGAACATGCAGCTAGCATTTCTTCACTCAAGTTTCACATAAAAGTTCAGTATTTCCTAAAGATTTTCTGATACAGTAGTCCCACTTCGGAACTACAAGTTGCGGAGAACGATTGGCAGACAAACTAACCTGAAATACATAACGCCCAGTAGAATCATTCACAGATATTACACCCTTCATTCTGTACAAATCTTCACCTTTCTCATCAACAAGTCTCTCAAGCCAATCATTAACCTGGATATTAAGATAGAATTTTAAGGCAAAAGAGTAAGGACTGATAGGTGCAATGATAGTCATAAATTCAGGTTCCAGTTCCAAGAACAAAAGCAAAACTTTCCATAATTTGGCAAGAATTTAACAAAATAATGATCATGGAAAGCAACAGGAACCAATAAGCAAATGCAAGTTTCACCAGCATGTTTTGGGAGAAAAATCCTAGAATTACTTCAGACTCTATGAATTAGGCAGCATGCTCAAAGAAAAACTTATAGAATGTTGTTTTCACGTGGGATGATGTTGTTCATTCAGATCTTCTCTCTGCTTATACAGGCAGATGCAAATATGTAATCCAGCTTCACCCCCATTTTGTAggaacataaataaataaataaaacttatAAGGTACCTCATCAAGATCCAGGGTTCCTTCAGAAACTATACTAACGCTTGACACAGCAGAATCATGTTTATGACCATGATGATGTCCTCCATGATGTTCTGCAATGATGAAAAGAAGATAACAAAAATTACTTGACAGGCGCATGCATATAAACAAGCCCACTAAGCACAGGCAACAGAATgaaagtatttttcttttcaattaaatGATGTTGAACAATAACACAAGCAAACTATTCCTCCTGAGCAATTTTGAAGACAAAATTAAAGACTTTTAAGATCAAGTTTTATCTTGTGCTGCAGATCGTGTCACATAGTTGTTCAAGCATACAAATGGCATGATTGATCATCCATGAGTATCTTAAAATCCACCATCGCATGGTTCCTTGCTTTCGATAGTTATGCTCAAATGGAACAGCTTATTATGAGATATCTAGAGTATATATTTTACATTTCAAATTAATTGTAGCACGCAGAGTTTGTTCAGCACGTATTCTAACTTCTAGAATTCAAAGTATGCTATCAAGTAGATGATCTGTTTAACAATACATACAGAGAGTATCGTTATCAGACAGGGAGGCCCAACATGTCCTGTAGCAAAGCATGGATACAACATTACAACCTCATATACTGAGAAGTACATGAGAAATGGCTGACATGTTTAGCATGTCTGGTGACATGATAGAAGGGAAGAGGAAGATAATGTCATAACTTGGGGCACCAACAAATCATTTTGGTCATTACACAATCCATTCACAGAGAACTTGAGGACATGCAACGGACCGAGTTATCACTAAAACCACTTAACACGTGTATGGTTCTGCATTTATCACAAGATAATGACCAGTGGGCATTTAAAACATCATTCATAAGCACTTTTCACATGAATTAATTGCTCAGGTTACAACTCATATGCTAGAATGTTGTACTTTACAATGAAAGTAATAAATATCAATTAACTGCATATCACTGaccaaattttaaatatataaatatatgtgtatatgcatGTACGTATATGTGTGTAACGAAATACCATGGCTATCTTCACACTGGTGATTTGTGTCTTGTGCTGCATCCACCAGAACTTCAGACTCAATTCTGCAAAGACAGGAAATCTagtagttaaagaaaattataatatatatgctTAACGACTCAATGAGTGGCATGCTATATTCGAATATTATGAAAAACTACTAATTAACCTCAAGTGCAGATGCAACTTTggaaaccaaaaaaataaaattaaaggaGTACCTGTCTAAATCGTATCCACCCAATCCTAAAACAAAATCCATGTCCACAGCTCCAAATTTGGCTTGTTTTATTTGTGCCATCCCATTTATAAGCTGCAACAATTAATAAATATAGAATAAATGTAGTAGACACGATGGCTACCTAGAGCAAACTTTgtttgtaaataaattttacCTTTATTCTCTTAGTTAATGCTTCCAATTCATCCTCATTGACCAAATCTATCTGAGAAAACAATCGAAGGTGGCGAAATCATATAACTGCATGAGCTCTAAAAAGATCCGACCAGATAAACTAATCAGCTGATTTATGCTTGCCTTGTTTAATATGATACGGTCTGCATATGCAATTTGCTCGACAGCCTCATTAACCACCCACCTTGGTTTCttttcattcaaatgttgcatgGCGTGCTTACAGTCTACCAAAGTAACAACACCATCGAGCTTCACATAACGTGCAACCAATTCATCTGAATAGAATGTCTCAATGACAGGAGAAGGCTTTGCAAGACCTGCAAACAGAAATCTCAGGAATTATGAGAATCATCACACTAACAGGTATCCATGGCTTAGCAGTTAAGCATTGCTTAATAATTCCAGAGGTCTAACTTCACATAAAAAAAGATGTctttgcaatttttttattaaaaaaatcttaatAAGTGACAAGCAATTACAATGGCAGTATCTGGTTACAGGAATCTGATCTTTTTAAAGTTATCTCGAAATGAGAAGCATGTCTtgccacaaaaagaaaaaaaacaatgatTAGTACGCCATGTATGTTGATTATCCAAATTTTATGCATTCTGAGTGGTTACTATTAGAGAGGATCTTAAAACAAAATCAAGCATCTTTATCATCTCATTTATAGTCTTACACAACTATCAGTTTGGATGTTATCGCAGTATCAGAAAAATACCATAACGCATGCAAGGTATAGTAGCATAAAACTTGCTTTAGGACATATGTGTTACCGCTAGCTACTACATATGATAGGTTAGCATGCATATGAATCAAAAAAATGTACCAACAGACGAGAAGCTTCTCCCAAGCGTCCTCACCTCAAACTACATGTCCACGGCAAAAGTTTCTTAACCACATTTTCAAAAGCCAAAAGGAATAAGTGGGAAGATATGAGCAAGAAATGTGCCTATATAGCCATAGTGAACTTGTTATCGACAAAAGCAAGTGCAGCAAATTAAGTAGGTGCAGCGAGGGCGGCTCATCATTTATTTCAAGATTAGCATGCATTCGGCACCAACTAACAGATATACACGAGtgatcttattaaaaaaaaatcaagaaatataAGTTCTAAATAAAATCATTGTTAATCAAGCACTAGAATAATTCTATATAGAGTTCTAGACAGTAATGCGGCCGCAATAAGATATCTAATGATACCAGCCAAGACTGTTCTTGGACCATTAAGCTTAATATTTTGTTGTAAAACATCTCTACCTGTTGTTTCAATAACAATATGATCAATCTTGTCACGCTTCCTCCCAGCCAACTCCAAAAGCATTTTAACTAGGTCCCCTCTTACAGTGCAACAAAGGCAGCCATTGTTAACCATCACTATATCCTCCGAGACAGAAGAATGGCTTGCAACCAGCAAACCATCAATATCCACCTCCCCAAACTGCCAAGAAAGAAAAGACTTTATGTAAATATGTGCATGCAACTATGAATTGATTCCTAAAAGAGCATCCTTCCCTAACCACCTCCtcaccccccaaaaaaaaagaaagaaaagaaaagaaatctccTTTTCAACAAAGTatcaaaaagaagagaaaaacttTTCTAAATGTACAATCAAGATGAAACATTTCCAAAGATGGCAATTTTGGTTGCCTGCAGTTccacttgcattgcatttagaAAGGCAGATTCCAAGTTACAGTTTGTCATTTTGGTTTTAACAACCTACATTTACAGTTGTAGTTGAAGTTGCAAGCCAATGCTTTAAGGCAATAAGATCATGGGCTCAGAGAGCATAGTATTGAGGCTCACATGGTTGGGTTGATGGAATTTCATTGTGTGGTGGGATGGGTGAAAGTTAATTCCCATCTACCCAACAAGTAATAGCCTATAACTGAGCTCCTGCAGCAAAGCTGATTCCAAACACCATTGCCAGATTTGAATTGCAGCAAATGAATCCAATTTGCAACTCCAGATGCTGCAAACCAAGGGACTTGTAGGTAGCCAAATAGTGCAAAAGGCCCTAGTGTGAGTCGCTTGTAGGACTCCAATTTGTGGGATGCAAAAAGTCCCCTTGCATATTTATCTAGTGCCCTTCAACACCACAAGTTAAATAGCACGGAATGCAGCTTTCAATTCCAATTATTCTTGGCTGtggtttgttaaattaatttctACAATTTTTCCCAGAGACAGCTGTTTCACAGCTAAGCAACATATTAAGAATACAAAGTTCTGCACATCATTTGGTTATCCTAGTTCCTAAGCATAACCCAAATGACAAGCTTAAACCCCATAATTTCAACAAGCACGGTAGGATAAAAATTTGTCcatgagaagagaagaaacTAGCAAATGTCTTAAAACCATCTTCTAAACTTGGTATTAGATCCTAACCAAGGTTTGCAGTTTCAGACCATATTGCATGGTACGAGGTGTACCATACCTACCAATCGGGCACCAGGACTCATTACACCCCCAGAATCAAGTGTCGGTACCATGGGATGTACTATACTGACATTCAATACAGAATGTACCAGTTGGACACTAGTACAGGGTCTGGACCCTATGTTACAAGCCTTATTATCCAATTCCAAAATGGTGTTATACTTTTCTCTCTTTTGGTAAATAATCCAAGTAAAGAGAAGGCTTGGGTACAACATGTTAAGAACAAAAGCTATAACACTGTTTCAGAAGGTATCTCTAATAGTTCAAATCTGA
This is a stretch of genomic DNA from Phoenix dactylifera cultivar Barhee BC4 unplaced genomic scaffold, palm_55x_up_171113_PBpolish2nd_filt_p 000778F, whole genome shotgun sequence. It encodes these proteins:
- the LOC120107156 gene encoding P-loop guanosine triphosphatase YjiA-like isoform X2 — encoded protein: MAARLLIPRAAKTLSLLHHPPSAAFGSILSAAKISQCLRGLHSLASQRLQPRGRGGTRPALSRSMVAGTVPRPNLEEAVSSALDVDTRVPATVITGFLGAGKTTLLNHILTAQHGKRIAVIENEFGEVDIDGLLVASHSSVSEDIVMVNNGCLCCTVRGDLVKMLLELAGRKRDKIDHIVIETTGLAKPSPVIETFYSDELVARYVKLDGVVTLVDCKHAMQHLNEKKPRWVVNEAVEQIAYADRIILNKIDLVNEDELEALTKRIKAKFGAVDMDFVLGLGGYDLDRIESEVLVDAAQDTNHQCEDSHEHHGGHHHGHKHDSAVSSVSIVSEGTLDLDEVNDWLERLVDEKGEDLYRMKGVISVNDSTGRYVFQGVHSMLEGCPAKPWGPDEQRINKLVFIGRNLNEAVLRKAFKGCLV
- the LOC103697671 gene encoding uncharacterized membrane protein At1g75140-like encodes the protein MAFPSKGDAFLLLLLAFTLVSALGGEESLLDRHESQLRRLQTLVQSLSATVSRLESSLSHCTPPRLDAAAAAAAEGGGRPPGVSVTKHKPSWSERFHFAAAARLESDPTAVAALPYLDLEGVSKYFAVGDARGRTYVFSSAGDVVMELPPPPSGDAVTAMLCYLSSRRNESFLFTGHGDGSIVAHRLWKSAADGDGWLTLNLGSSRPFVRGGRELDSPPMTGLEVHQIGRTRYILASDTGGRIRVFTETGSLYGTAIASSRPLAFVKQRLLFLTETGAGSLDLRSMTVRETECEGMNGSIAKSYSFDVSERSKAYGITAGGDLVYVLLLGDSSNLKCRVRAIRKSEIDRPVSIQTIKRYLLVASEEKVFVYNTSSQYHGRVGAPRPLFFTALQEIKSLFLNSPAAAAAAANGLSSGKPLIAADREKLVVLGLGDGYIGIYRSNFPVFKVESNAVVWSGPALVFLLFLILIWQFYVKKKDSLVWIPEESFGTSSASASGSLLVPATGDRRYADPSRDAGLRELRGGMLRASARRYASPPPRYTGRSGTSFRTSSGDPSYWGHADLKYRGQNLETAGFPKRREPLFSNSQISGDHID
- the LOC120107156 gene encoding P-loop guanosine triphosphatase YjiA-like isoform X1 — translated: MAARLLIPRAAKTLSLLHHPPSAAFGSILSAAKISQCLRGLHSLASQRLQPRGRGGTRPALSRSMVAGTVPRPNLEEAVSSALDVDTRVPATVITGFLGAGKTTLLNHILTAQHGKRIAVIENEFGEVDIDGLLVASHSSVSEDIVMVNNGCLCCTVRGDLVKMLLELAGRKRDKIDHIVIETTGLAKPSPVIETFYSDELVARYVKLDGVVTLVDCKHAMQHLNEKKPRWVVNEAVEQIAYADRIILNKIDLVNEDELEALTKRIKLINGMAQIKQAKFGAVDMDFVLGLGGYDLDRIESEVLVDAAQDTNHQCEDSHEHHGGHHHGHKHDSAVSSVSIVSEGTLDLDEVNDWLERLVDEKGEDLYRMKGVISVNDSTGRYVFQGVHSMLEGCPAKPWGPDEQRINKLVFIGRNLNEAVLRKAFKGCLV